A section of the Phycisphaerae bacterium genome encodes:
- a CDS encoding RluA family pseudouridine synthase: MPHKHPKGPVPTILHIDDHLLVIDKPAGIVSVPGREKENCLPALLRSSGLVPLDEPCHTVHRLDRDASGTIVFARTPQAQRALTEQFMNRTIDKVYLALVQGHVMADGEINLPILTDPSGTRAEVRALGGKPSRTLFRVVERVAGNTLLECQPLTGRMHQIRVHMAAIGHPLSVDPLYGHTTGLMLSSLKTDYHPSTRHEERPLIGRLSLHAARIRFIHPANGEPVTFEAPLPKDFRTTLNQLRRL, encoded by the coding sequence ATGCCCCACAAGCACCCTAAAGGCCCAGTACCCACCATCCTGCACATCGACGACCACCTGCTGGTCATCGACAAGCCCGCAGGCATCGTGTCCGTCCCCGGCCGGGAAAAAGAAAACTGCTTGCCCGCCTTGCTCCGCTCGAGCGGGCTGGTACCGCTCGACGAACCCTGCCATACCGTTCACCGCCTGGACCGCGACGCCAGCGGCACGATCGTCTTCGCCCGAACACCACAGGCCCAGCGCGCACTCACCGAGCAATTCATGAACCGAACCATCGACAAGGTCTATCTCGCCCTCGTCCAGGGACACGTCATGGCCGACGGCGAAATCAACCTGCCCATCCTGACCGACCCCAGCGGAACCCGAGCCGAGGTCAGGGCCCTCGGTGGCAAACCCTCACGTACCCTCTTCCGCGTCGTCGAACGCGTGGCAGGTAACACCCTCCTGGAATGTCAACCACTGACCGGACGGATGCACCAGATCCGCGTCCACATGGCCGCGATCGGCCATCCCCTGTCCGTCGACCCCCTCTACGGCCACACGACCGGCCTGATGCTGTCATCGCTCAAGACAGACTACCATCCCAGCACCCGCCACGAAGAAAGACCACTCATCGGGCGACTGTCGCTCCACGCCGCCCGGATCAGGTTCATCCATCCGGCAAACGGAGAGCCGGTCACCTTCGAGGCTCCACTCCCGAAGGATTTTCGAACAACCCTGAACCAGTTGCGCCGGCTGTGA
- a CDS encoding M20/M25/M40 family metallo-hydrolase produces MERLSEMEKDRVRGLLADLVRIDSAVTSTEQANRDRTEERIADFVSDRLRRMGMTVARQEVFPGRPNLIAHWRERVTGKRLVLEAHLDTVTVEGMTVEPFAAEVRDGRMYGRGTCDTKGSMAAFLTALELAYHGDMLPADQIYFVASMSEETGCDGAAALMDYGFRADAAIVGEPTGCELVTCHKGPLWMEVETRGRSCHASVPDRGVNAIDLMARVVEFTHGPWLEYIRQVSHPLLGRSTAQVTLIQGGAKGNIIPARCRAFIDSRLIPWKASSELLADFERMLAAYVGDERCFAIESVRTLAPLDTPVDGPLARRLLDLCREANGQEGPRGVNYFADSGPFSSAGIPSVLIGPGDIAQAHTADEYLDLDQLYQATEIMLTLLTQNAGRSILAES; encoded by the coding sequence ATGGAACGTCTCAGCGAGATGGAGAAGGATCGGGTCCGGGGGCTGCTGGCCGATTTGGTGCGGATTGACAGTGCGGTCACCTCGACGGAGCAGGCCAACCGGGACCGAACTGAGGAGCGGATTGCCGATTTCGTGAGCGACCGTCTTCGGCGTATGGGCATGACCGTCGCGCGTCAGGAGGTTTTCCCGGGTCGGCCCAACCTGATTGCCCACTGGCGGGAGAGGGTCACGGGTAAGCGGCTGGTGCTCGAGGCTCATCTGGACACGGTGACCGTCGAGGGGATGACGGTAGAGCCTTTTGCCGCCGAGGTGCGTGACGGGCGGATGTACGGTCGGGGGACATGCGACACCAAGGGTTCGATGGCCGCCTTCCTGACTGCACTGGAGTTGGCCTACCATGGGGACATGTTGCCGGCCGACCAGATCTACTTTGTGGCGAGCATGAGCGAGGAGACGGGGTGTGACGGGGCGGCGGCCCTGATGGACTACGGATTTCGGGCTGACGCGGCGATCGTTGGCGAGCCGACGGGGTGTGAACTGGTGACCTGCCACAAAGGTCCGTTATGGATGGAGGTTGAGACCCGCGGCCGTTCCTGTCACGCCTCTGTGCCCGACCGTGGGGTGAACGCCATCGATCTGATGGCCAGGGTGGTTGAGTTCACGCATGGTCCGTGGCTGGAGTACATCCGGCAGGTCAGCCATCCGCTGCTTGGTCGTTCAACGGCCCAGGTTACGCTCATCCAGGGAGGGGCGAAGGGCAACATCATTCCGGCCCGATGTCGGGCCTTCATCGACAGCCGGCTGATTCCCTGGAAGGCCTCGTCGGAGCTGCTGGCGGATTTTGAACGGATGTTGGCTGCGTATGTGGGCGACGAGCGGTGTTTCGCGATTGAGAGCGTCCGTACGCTCGCCCCGCTGGACACCCCGGTCGATGGGCCCTTGGCGCGCCGGCTGCTGGATCTGTGTCGCGAAGCCAACGGTCAGGAGGGGCCGCGAGGGGTGAACTACTTTGCGGACAGCGGTCCGTTCAGCAGCGCTGGCATTCCCTCGGTACTGATCGGCCCGGGCGACATTGCCCAGGCTCATACCGCCGACGAGTATCTGGATCTCGATCAGCTCTACCAAGCCACGGAAATCATGCTCACCCTACTGACGCAGAACGCGGGGCGGTCGATACTCGCGGAGTCATGA
- a CDS encoding metallophosphoesterase family protein codes for MSDSHGRVALVRQALAVLKVAGAQGVVHCGDVGGLEVLDELLGWRCWFVWGNTDRPWPSWEHHVRALGLPWPDGPLSLTLAGRKVAVFHGHEPGIQAAADSGRHDYLFHGHTHQRDDYRRGTLRIINPGALHRVSVPTVALLDLGRDDLAFLEVPDPGR; via the coding sequence ATGTCTGACAGCCATGGTCGGGTGGCCCTGGTGCGCCAGGCCCTGGCGGTTTTGAAGGTGGCGGGGGCGCAGGGCGTCGTGCACTGCGGGGACGTTGGCGGGCTTGAAGTCCTTGATGAATTGCTGGGTTGGCGATGCTGGTTCGTCTGGGGCAATACCGACCGTCCCTGGCCGAGTTGGGAGCATCATGTGAGGGCTTTGGGTCTGCCCTGGCCGGACGGGCCGTTGAGTCTGACTCTTGCCGGCAGGAAGGTGGCGGTTTTCCATGGCCATGAACCCGGGATCCAGGCGGCGGCCGATTCTGGTCGTCACGACTACCTGTTTCACGGTCACACCCACCAGCGTGACGACTATCGGCGGGGTACCCTGCGGATCATCAATCCGGGCGCGCTGCACCGGGTGTCGGTACCCACGGTGGCCCTGCTTGACCTAGGCAGGGATGATCTGGCATTTCTCGAGGTTCCTGACCCGGGTCGCTGA
- a CDS encoding metallophosphoesterase family protein, producing MFAIISDIHSNIEALNAVLADIETRGVDKIVCLGDIVGYGPNPCECVDLVIERCEFAICGNHDHAVFYEPYNFNVGAERACYWTRQILEDEPKKALRDRRWEFLGKLPVRAVYEDMLFVHGSPRRPVNEYLFADDVYSNPHKLMANFERLQNIACFIGHTHVPGVFVDDPYFESPEELAEPGVYELAEDDKVIINIGSVGQPRDRDPRAAYGLVDDDGRVEFLRVEYDIEKVVHKILNTPELDDFLGHRLLEGR from the coding sequence ATGTTCGCCATTATCAGCGACATTCACAGCAACATCGAGGCCCTGAACGCGGTCCTGGCCGACATCGAGACCCGCGGCGTCGATAAGATCGTCTGCCTCGGCGACATCGTGGGATACGGCCCCAACCCCTGCGAGTGCGTCGACCTCGTCATCGAACGCTGCGAATTCGCCATCTGCGGCAACCACGACCATGCCGTGTTCTACGAGCCCTATAATTTCAACGTCGGAGCGGAACGAGCCTGCTACTGGACCCGGCAAATCCTCGAGGACGAACCCAAGAAGGCCCTTCGAGACCGGAGATGGGAATTCCTCGGCAAACTACCCGTTCGGGCGGTCTATGAGGATATGCTCTTCGTCCACGGCTCGCCCCGCCGACCAGTCAACGAGTACCTTTTCGCCGACGACGTCTACTCCAACCCCCACAAGCTCATGGCCAACTTCGAACGCCTGCAGAACATCGCATGCTTCATCGGGCACACCCATGTCCCGGGCGTTTTTGTTGACGACCCCTATTTCGAATCACCCGAAGAATTGGCCGAACCGGGCGTCTACGAATTAGCCGAGGATGACAAGGTCATCATCAACATCGGCAGCGTCGGTCAGCCCCGGGACCGGGACCCGCGGGCTGCCTACGGGTTGGTCGATGACGACGGCCGGGTGGAGTTCCTCCGCGTCGAATACGACATCGAGAAGGTGGTTCACAAGATCCTGAACACCCCGGAATTGGACGACTTCCTCGGACACCGGCTGCTTGAAGGCCGCTAG
- a CDS encoding YidC/Oxa1 family insertase periplasmic-domain containing protein produces the protein MQSRRTIYALFASVAVFYLWMLIAQKYFIKPQPPSATQPAATQTATTQVSEPFATTRPAGTTPTSAEASIAATTEPATPSTGQVQVVGGEDQTPVVLGSTRPGGPFPMAVQILPRGAAISTVELRDHDKSIEHKAPYPLLSPLVASDPMGREQALPSFVTPKVRFENLGLDVDLDRITWKVESTTTNEVVLSARVQRPDRKPIARLVKTYSLANQLPNPDVPANRTYDLGLSLKIENLSESNLEAIIVQQGPLGMRKENSRAEDRSLLAVYWEQGKLVNKSCVRSDVISKKLTLLAKDSDAGGTRVAWTAQSNMYFTCIVAPRDRTSPEDRPRFASVEAAALTPDAVNRVEDLTFRYITTPISIAKGGSQEVNFDCYMGPKSKEAFEKNATYRQRDYYQVIAQAFYFCAPASLVSLMMNLLNVFHKIPPHNYGIAIIVLVLVVRAVLHPITKKSQVNMFKMQKQQATLQPKIAALREKYGNDKAKLQQATMQVYSEAGINPAGTILSCLPLMLQIPIWGALWTALACTVDMRHAPFDGWWIKDLAGADAIYTFSKPIEIPLLSYLMGGPMESINILPILLGISQILQTKYMPHSSTPQQKGAAHDQMEQQRKMMMFMSVFFIFLLYNAPSGLNLYIASSNFFGIIEQWRIRKHLAVLENRHAQEQALRKTDDQPRPKSWLQQKWDRLSKEIEDAKKIESTRKKK, from the coding sequence ATGCAATCCCGAAGAACGATTTATGCCCTCTTCGCCTCTGTGGCGGTCTTCTATCTCTGGATGCTCATCGCCCAGAAATACTTCATCAAGCCCCAGCCGCCCTCAGCCACCCAGCCCGCCGCCACCCAGACGGCAACTACCCAGGTCTCCGAACCGTTCGCCACCACCAGACCGGCCGGCACTACCCCAACCAGCGCCGAAGCCTCCATCGCGGCCACCACCGAGCCAGCCACCCCCTCGACCGGCCAGGTCCAGGTCGTCGGCGGCGAGGACCAGACACCTGTCGTCCTCGGCAGCACCCGGCCGGGCGGCCCGTTCCCCATGGCCGTCCAGATCCTGCCACGCGGCGCAGCCATCAGCACCGTCGAGCTTCGTGACCACGACAAGAGCATCGAACACAAGGCCCCCTACCCGCTACTGTCACCCCTGGTCGCCTCAGACCCCATGGGCCGTGAACAGGCCCTCCCTTCCTTTGTCACCCCCAAGGTGCGATTCGAAAACCTCGGCCTCGATGTGGATCTCGATCGCATCACCTGGAAGGTGGAATCGACCACCACGAATGAAGTCGTCTTGTCCGCCCGCGTCCAGAGACCGGATCGCAAACCGATCGCCCGACTGGTGAAAACCTACTCCCTCGCCAACCAGCTGCCCAACCCCGACGTGCCCGCGAACCGGACCTACGATCTGGGCCTGTCCCTCAAGATCGAGAACCTCAGCGAGAGCAACCTTGAAGCTATCATCGTCCAGCAAGGACCACTCGGGATGCGCAAGGAAAACTCACGCGCCGAAGACCGCAGCCTTCTCGCAGTCTATTGGGAACAGGGCAAGCTGGTCAACAAGAGCTGCGTTCGCTCCGATGTGATCAGCAAAAAGCTCACCCTCCTGGCCAAGGATAGCGATGCCGGCGGTACCCGCGTCGCCTGGACCGCCCAGAGCAATATGTACTTCACCTGCATCGTGGCCCCCCGCGACCGAACTTCGCCCGAGGATCGGCCCCGCTTCGCCTCCGTCGAGGCGGCTGCGCTCACCCCCGATGCCGTCAACCGCGTCGAGGACCTGACCTTCCGCTACATCACCACACCAATCAGCATCGCCAAGGGCGGCAGCCAGGAAGTGAATTTCGACTGCTACATGGGACCCAAATCAAAGGAAGCCTTCGAGAAAAACGCAACCTACCGCCAGCGAGACTACTACCAGGTCATCGCCCAGGCCTTCTACTTCTGCGCCCCCGCAAGCCTGGTCAGCCTGATGATGAACCTGCTCAACGTGTTCCACAAAATCCCCCCCCACAACTACGGTATCGCCATCATCGTGCTCGTCCTGGTCGTGCGGGCAGTGCTCCACCCCATCACCAAGAAGAGCCAGGTCAATATGTTCAAGATGCAGAAACAGCAGGCCACCCTCCAGCCCAAGATAGCCGCCCTTCGCGAGAAGTACGGCAACGACAAGGCCAAGCTGCAGCAGGCCACCATGCAGGTGTATAGCGAGGCGGGCATCAACCCCGCTGGCACCATCCTCTCCTGCCTGCCCCTGATGCTGCAGATCCCCATCTGGGGCGCCCTCTGGACCGCCCTCGCCTGCACCGTGGACATGCGCCACGCCCCCTTCGACGGCTGGTGGATCAAGGACCTCGCCGGCGCCGATGCCATCTACACCTTCAGCAAGCCAATCGAGATCCCGCTCCTCTCCTATCTCATGGGCGGCCCCATGGAGTCCATCAATATCCTGCCCATCCTGCTGGGAATCTCCCAAATCCTCCAAACCAAATACATGCCCCACAGCAGTACGCCCCAACAGAAGGGGGCTGCTCATGACCAGATGGAGCAGCAGCGCAAGATGATGATGTTCATGAGCGTCTTCTTCATCTTCCTGCTCTACAACGCTCCATCCGGCCTCAACCTGTACATCGCGTCAAGCA